GATGTACACGTTATGGATTGTATCGGGCAGCATGAGCCGATCAATGTTACAACCTTAGCGCAACGAATGGAGCTGAGCAAAGGTACCGTTTCGAAAGTCAGCACCAAGCTGCTCAAGGAAGGCTGGATTCGCAGAACCCAGCTGAACGACAACAAAAAAGAAATTTATTTTCGGCTAACCCCGTTGGGAAAAAAACTCTTTCTTGTACATGAGCGACTGCATGCTGAGGTACAGCAACAGTTATTTCAATTTTTAAATCGTTACAGCTCAGAAGAACTGAATGTCTTGAAACGTCTGCTGTCCGATGGTGTAGATCTCTTGGAAGCTATGGAGTGGCAGGGAAAGAGTCTGGATTAAAGAGATATCTAATCATCAACGATGGGCACCTGTTTTATCTCCGAGTAATAGATACATGAGGAGATGCAGGTGCGTTTTCTCTTAATGCAATAGTCGTTTTGCTTCCATATAGAGCACCTGTACGAACTTTTTCGTATTAATGCGGGCTTGGGACAGTGAAGGCTCCACATTGTTTTGTAGCTCCAGCATTTTTTTGCGGATTTCTGTAAAGTCAAAAAATTTGGATGCATAATTTTCAAATTTAGGATGGGTATAGTCAGTCAACCCGAGCGATACTATATGGCTTAGCGTCTGGAAAATAGCGCGGCGGACACGCTGCTCCGATGCTTTAATTTCCTTACTCAGCTCTACTGCTGAGGCTGAAGCCCCTAACCGTTTGGATGCTACATTAGCAAATATATCCTTCAACGGCGGGAACAGATAGGGAGACAGATTGCCTGTTTCCTCCTCATACTGGTCCAGAAATTCCAGCATGTCCAACAAATCCATACTCCCAGCTTCGCCGATCATTCCCATCTCGGAGAGCAGAAACTGCCCGGAAGTTACGATGTTTCGGGTCGGTTCAATCGTTGCCGTTGGGTTATTCGATGTGAACATCGACAACCCTTGAAGCGTCCGCTGGATATCCGTAATCGACTGCTGCATGCGCAGACGCTCAGCCACCTTATGAATAACTGCAATAATCTCCAGTCGATTCAAAGGCTTGGCCACATAATATTCAATACCGAGCGAGTACGCCTCGCCGATCATGTTTTTGGATTCGATGCGAGAAATCATAATGATTTTGCCGCTGAATTGATCGCCGAGTGCACGCACGGTCTGAATGCCGTCACGAAGCGGCATCAGCAAGTCAATTAGCAATACATCAATCCGGTTCAGCTCCAGCAGGCCGCTATTCACATAGGAACCATCCTCCGCTTCCCCGATGACTTCCCCTAGACCTTCGTCTTCAATAATGTCTGCCAGCATAGAACGAATCCCTTGATCGTCATCCACAATATAAAAACGCATCCGGGCTATCTTCCTTTCTCCGTCAGTTTCCGTAAAGGCAATGTAATTCTAAAAGTGGTCTGTAATCTATCTGTATTCTCTTCCTCAATCTGTTGTAGTTCAATCGTTCCTTCAAGGCTCTCCGCGACCTCACGTACATAAAACAATCCCATACCGGTCGACGGTTGTCCTTCCTCATCATACTTGGTCGTATACCCTGGTGTGAAGACCATTTCCCGTTTCCGCTGAGGAATACCCGGACCGTTGTCGGTAACACTAAATGAAGCTATATCCTCTTTTCCCGGAAGACAGCGAATAGAAACGTCAATCCTTCCGTCGTCCCTCATGGCTTCAACCGCATTGGCTGTCAGGTTATTAATAAGTGTCAGAACGGTATAAACATGTAGCTTGGGCAACAAAGGATCGACATCTAGGGTAAAACGAATAGACTTGTCCAGTGATTGGGCGTACTTGCTGTTCGTTCGGATGATGAGCTCCCCAAGCTCTTGAGAAGCCATGTAATGCACTCCGCTTTCGGCATCAATCAGCTTGGACAAACCAGCAAAAATCCGCTGGCTGTCTTTTTTAATCTCGTGAACCTGTCCGGAAATACGAAGTGCCTGTCTGGCGTAATGTTCTCTATCCTTTAGAGATTCATCCTGTTGCAGTTCACGGTACAGCTCGTAGCTTTCACGAGTGATTTGTTCTGCATGTGACAGCGTTTTGCCTAACTGGACCGACTCCTCATACAAGTCTGATACAAGAAGTAAAATTCGCTCCGTCTGCTGTCTTTGTGCCTCTTCATGCTGGACCGATTGATTTAACCGAATCATATTATAAAACCCAAGCACGAAGAAGCTGCGGATCATAGCCATAAAAGCTACTTTACTGATCTTAATGATGTCCCAGAAATCGCCGTCAATACTCCACCGGACGCTAAGTTCCGACACACTTGCGGCAACCTCAATCCCTACAGAGAGGATACCCACACGGAGTGCGCGGTAAGGCTCAGCATTAATGTTAAGGAGCTGGAAGAGCAGACCGTAGACCATGTAATAAAAAAAGGTAGGGCCATGCAAGATCAGCAACTCTTCGAAGAGAAGACTGGACTGAGTGTAATGATTGAGTAAGATGCGAAAGGCGACTACTGCTATCCCTGCAAGCACTCCCGATAATGCAGGCGGAATATGACGAATAGATAACAGAAAGAAAAAAAATACAGGCGTACCAAAGCTGAGACGGAATGTATTAGCGAACGGGTGAATATTCAGCTCACCTGCGAGCGGTACAAATACAAGCATGAGCAGGAAAAGGAGCGTGTTCAACTTCATCCATATTCACCTCCTGGGTATTCAATCAGAAAGGCAATGTGAGCTAAATTCACAGGCTCGTCGTTAAAGTTTGTGAATTTATAGAAAAAAATAAATGCAGCTGTAGATAATTGTCGGTTTTTATAGATCAGATTGTAGTATAAATAACATCATTTGAATATTAAGAACAGCATACTGCAAAAATATACAAATCAGCCAGGGGGGGACACGAAGTGAAAAAGATTAATTTGACGATGCAAATCTTTATCGGTCTGGCTTTAGGTATTATTATTGGTGCCTTATTTTACGGCAATTCAGGGGTGGAAGTCTACTTAAAGCCAATCGGCGATATTTTCATCCGCTTGATCAAGATGATTGTCGTGCCTATTGTGATCTCAACGCTCATTATCGGCGTTGCCGGCGTGGGCGATATGAAAAAACTAGGTAAACTTGGCGGAAAGTCCATTCTGTACTTTGAGATTGTAACGACAATCGCCATCCTGTTCGGACTGCTTGTTGCCAACCTGGTTCGACCTGGTGACGGCGTGGACATGTCCCACCTGGCGAAGAGTGATATCCATTCCTATGTGGAGACTGCAGAGAAGTCAGGCCATAGCTTTATAGATACGATTGTGCATATTGTTCCTACCAATGTTATTCAAGCTCTGGGCGAGGGAGATATGCTCGCTATTATATTCTTCTCCGTACTGTTTGGACTAGGGGTAGCGGCGATTGGTGACAAGGGCAAGCCCGTGCTGAATTTCTTTGAAGGCGTAGCCGACGCCATGTTCTGGGTAACCAATCAGGTCATGCGCCTGGCTCCGTTTGGAGTATTTGCACTGATTGGAACGACAGTGGCCAAGTTTGGGTTGGCTTCATTATGGCCGTTATTGAAGCTTGTTTTGTCGGTGTACGGCTCCATGGCGCTGTTCATTGTGATTGTTTTCGGAATTATCGCCAAGCTGTGCGGTACCCGTCTCTGGACCATGATTAAAATTTTGAAAAGTGAGCTGTTGCTTGCATATTCGACGGCCAGTTCGGAAAGTGTTTTGCCTAAGATCATGGAGAAGATGGAGAAGTTCGGATGTCCTAAAGGAATTACGTCCTTTGTCATTCCGATTGGGTATTCTTTTAATCTGGACGGTTCCACCCTGTATCAGGCACTGGCTGCGATTTTCATTGCCCAAATGTATGGTATTGATCTGCCAATCACGACACAGATCACGCTGGTACTAGTATTAATTATTTCTTCCAAAGGTATTGCAGGTGTGCCGGGTGCTTCCTTTGTCGTTTTGCTCGCTACGCTTGGAGCAGTGAACCTCCCGCTGGAGGGTTTGGCTTTTATCGCTGGTATTGATCGCATTCTGGATATGGCGCGTACGGTAGTTAATGTATTAGGTAACTCGCTTGCCGCTGTGGTCATGTCCAAATGGGAAGGCCAATATGATAAAGAAAAGGGCGAGGAATACGTTGCTTCAATTAAATAAGATATAACGAACTGAATAGTTGACAGAAAGAGCACTTTTGCGCAGTAATGCAAAGGTGCCCTTTCTGTTTCCAGACTTGTTAGAATTCTTCCTTTTTCGACATTTTTCGATGTTTCCTGTATGGAATTATAGGTATATGGACATGAAAAATAAGTCTTAATGCCTATGTAATTAAAGATTTAATTATAATGATTCTTAATAAAATTCCGATATTAAATTATACCGTTTTATATATTGGCTTAGAAGGGAAGATCATATATGTTTCTCAAGAAAAATGAGTCTCAATCACTTGCTCCTTTAGTAGAAGAAAGCCGCAAACTTTCACAAAGAATACAGCAAAAAGATTACTCTGCTGCAATACAGGTTTCCTCAGCTTCTCCTGAGGTTCAAGAAATCGCAAACAATGTTAACCAAGCGATAGAGTCCATGAAAAATGATGCTCAACATGTTGATATCCGTTTGAAGCTTGTTACCAAGGCTATAGAGATTGGCTTATGGGACATGGAGGTCATTGCGGGTGATCCTGTCAATCCAAGTAATACGTTCACATGGTCAGAAGAATTCCGTTCTATGCTGGGGTATCAGAGCGAAAAGGACTTCCCTAATGTATTAGATAGCT
The Paenibacillus peoriae DNA segment above includes these coding regions:
- a CDS encoding MarR family transcriptional regulator; the protein is MEKATSVQHVYDLLIKMNHQWEQHQQRESMTFLEEIREHFDGMTSLNMTDVHVMDCIGQHEPINVTTLAQRMELSKGTVSKVSTKLLKEGWIRRTQLNDNKKEIYFRLTPLGKKLFLVHERLHAEVQQQLFQFLNRYSSEELNVLKRLLSDGVDLLEAMEWQGKSLD
- a CDS encoding response regulator, with amino-acid sequence MRFYIVDDDQGIRSMLADIIEDEGLGEVIGEAEDGSYVNSGLLELNRIDVLLIDLLMPLRDGIQTVRALGDQFSGKIIMISRIESKNMIGEAYSLGIEYYVAKPLNRLEIIAVIHKVAERLRMQQSITDIQRTLQGLSMFTSNNPTATIEPTRNIVTSGQFLLSEMGMIGEAGSMDLLDMLEFLDQYEEETGNLSPYLFPPLKDIFANVASKRLGASASAVELSKEIKASEQRVRRAIFQTLSHIVSLGLTDYTHPKFENYASKFFDFTEIRKKMLELQNNVEPSLSQARINTKKFVQVLYMEAKRLLH
- a CDS encoding sensor histidine kinase; its protein translation is MKLNTLLFLLMLVFVPLAGELNIHPFANTFRLSFGTPVFFFFLLSIRHIPPALSGVLAGIAVVAFRILLNHYTQSSLLFEELLILHGPTFFYYMVYGLLFQLLNINAEPYRALRVGILSVGIEVAASVSELSVRWSIDGDFWDIIKISKVAFMAMIRSFFVLGFYNMIRLNQSVQHEEAQRQQTERILLLVSDLYEESVQLGKTLSHAEQITRESYELYRELQQDESLKDREHYARQALRISGQVHEIKKDSQRIFAGLSKLIDAESGVHYMASQELGELIIRTNSKYAQSLDKSIRFTLDVDPLLPKLHVYTVLTLINNLTANAVEAMRDDGRIDVSIRCLPGKEDIASFSVTDNGPGIPQRKREMVFTPGYTTKYDEEGQPSTGMGLFYVREVAESLEGTIELQQIEEENTDRLQTTFRITLPLRKLTEKGR
- a CDS encoding cation:dicarboxylate symporter family transporter, which encodes MKKINLTMQIFIGLALGIIIGALFYGNSGVEVYLKPIGDIFIRLIKMIVVPIVISTLIIGVAGVGDMKKLGKLGGKSILYFEIVTTIAILFGLLVANLVRPGDGVDMSHLAKSDIHSYVETAEKSGHSFIDTIVHIVPTNVIQALGEGDMLAIIFFSVLFGLGVAAIGDKGKPVLNFFEGVADAMFWVTNQVMRLAPFGVFALIGTTVAKFGLASLWPLLKLVLSVYGSMALFIVIVFGIIAKLCGTRLWTMIKILKSELLLAYSTASSESVLPKIMEKMEKFGCPKGITSFVIPIGYSFNLDGSTLYQALAAIFIAQMYGIDLPITTQITLVLVLIISSKGIAGVPGASFVVLLATLGAVNLPLEGLAFIAGIDRILDMARTVVNVLGNSLAAVVMSKWEGQYDKEKGEEYVASIK